One part of the Mariniblastus fucicola genome encodes these proteins:
- the hemQ gene encoding hydrogen peroxide-dependent heme synthase, translated as MHSTAADLGLTTEQLTPKDGFHCGHFFYRFDRAKLAQLDVLDPAGFEQVLAPEGDAAPARIQLGVVSGHKADFSLMVMDPDPIKVESINQQLLATKLGQAIVPAWSYVSLSEISEYVQSVDQYRERLIRSGEDPQGTAIETKVDAYAKRLVKMNHDRLKPNFPIEGYPASCFYPMNKWRYPGANWFSLSSSERNKLMSEHARSGMKFAGKVKQLITVGVGLDDWEWGVTLWATNPLHLKQIVYDMRFDEASAKYAEFGPFYTSYQATPNQILKTCQILG; from the coding sequence ATGCATTCGACCGCCGCTGACCTCGGGCTGACCACGGAGCAGCTTACTCCGAAAGACGGTTTTCACTGTGGGCACTTTTTCTATCGCTTCGATCGCGCGAAACTGGCTCAGTTGGACGTTCTCGATCCTGCCGGGTTTGAGCAGGTACTGGCTCCCGAAGGAGACGCAGCGCCGGCGCGGATCCAGCTGGGAGTTGTCTCGGGCCACAAAGCGGATTTCTCGTTGATGGTGATGGATCCGGATCCCATCAAAGTCGAATCGATCAACCAGCAGTTACTCGCCACGAAGCTTGGCCAGGCGATCGTTCCGGCCTGGTCTTATGTTTCGCTAAGCGAAATTTCTGAGTACGTCCAGTCTGTGGATCAGTATCGGGAGCGTCTGATTCGGTCTGGTGAAGATCCTCAGGGAACGGCGATCGAGACGAAGGTTGATGCGTATGCGAAACGTCTGGTGAAGATGAACCATGATCGCCTGAAGCCGAACTTTCCGATTGAGGGTTATCCGGCAAGCTGCTTTTATCCGATGAACAAGTGGCGTTATCCGGGCGCGAATTGGTTTTCGCTTTCTTCGTCGGAGCGTAACAAGTTGATGTCAGAGCATGCTCGCAGTGGAATGAAGTTCGCCGGCAAGGTCAAGCAGCTGATCACCGTCGGCGTTGGGCTGGATGACTGGGAGTGGGGAGTGACGCTATGGGCCACCAATCCGTTGCATCTGAAGCAAATTGTCTACGACATGCGTTTCGATGAAGCCAGCGCGAAGTATGCGGAGTTCGGCCCTTTCTACACGAGCTATCAAGCGACTCCGAACCAGATCCTGAAGACCTGCCAAATACTTGGGTGA
- a CDS encoding O-antigen ligase family protein, whose protein sequence is MNQTDNMTLGATLDSRNQTSTADIRQKFEWPGRICILVALLVSPWLYGSIYFSAQFLMAICCLVGIGFLWFESGVSERRSLILPYLLVPLFFGIVLTLVQIIPLGESADWLLGRQKELYPMLTGSAATSPSISMSTSDTWDQLGLLAIAFAALCLGCRYFRSTSHIKLFLTVVTVSGVAISLFGLMQALTTKEPNRIFWTVELLGGGQPFGPYVNRNNAAGYLLICLGASLGLLTILMTRPQRGPKPLGTKDLPFWTQFNSHVLRFVADLDATKLAAVMCPIVISVGLIGSLSRGGVLAWLIGAGVTLLAYGLIRRPTFSAFIFIPACGVAILIAFWLGMGDQLMHRMERIETVEVLSQTDQRLQHWKDTWPATREFGLLGSGVGAYDEVHRIYNSGHTQVVFRYAENQYYQAIVELGWPGLTLLTISWLLMLYYSLFLLAKGASASTIGIGVASLFVTVSVSVASFFDYGLYMPANMLLMSLFCGFVAYHAQSLSSRLKKKNWLRLETPNGIAQLLLLVTFAAIAMFALDFYRKWQIQSVVRGEHPVRSFSYDSPTLPEVDSLIEQLRPMVEHTRSGEGVDYMARLLIHRSRLQLLESLSRDDQASEPKQRWQRTSLDMMHENAWALQQDGQIFSAAEFLREDFIMENLPWAKQYLLESRKIDPMESQTHLLLGQVNAINGKTAAASKDMERAIMLAPNKTDLKYLAGFYYLQTGNSAMATRHFRDLLETSPRQFRKVMQIIFGGANRNVSAISEIAVARDVVPDRPELLYSLAKRHLSASSPARELALRRALGLLQEVSASDRDNLLIKAEVLFELQQYADAIEQFESCLDSKPHDSQTQFRVAQIHAMLSDLETAESKLNDILRMGDSEQLKKRSRNLLKQIEKKREQQKANSPNG, encoded by the coding sequence ATGAATCAAACCGACAACATGACCCTCGGGGCGACTCTGGACAGTCGCAATCAGACTTCGACCGCCGACATCCGGCAGAAGTTTGAATGGCCCGGGAGAATCTGCATTCTTGTGGCGCTGCTGGTCTCCCCATGGCTCTACGGATCAATTTACTTTTCCGCGCAGTTCCTGATGGCGATATGCTGTCTGGTCGGAATCGGATTTCTCTGGTTTGAGTCCGGAGTGAGCGAGCGTCGGTCGTTGATCTTGCCGTACCTGTTGGTGCCGCTGTTTTTCGGAATCGTGCTGACGTTGGTGCAGATCATTCCGCTGGGCGAGTCCGCGGACTGGCTGCTGGGTCGGCAAAAGGAACTCTATCCGATGCTGACCGGAAGCGCGGCGACGTCTCCGTCGATCTCCATGAGCACTTCTGACACTTGGGATCAACTCGGACTGCTGGCAATCGCCTTTGCTGCGCTCTGCCTGGGATGTCGATACTTTCGCAGCACCAGTCACATCAAACTGTTCCTGACTGTCGTCACCGTTAGCGGCGTTGCGATATCGCTATTCGGCCTGATGCAGGCACTGACGACCAAAGAGCCGAACCGAATTTTCTGGACCGTTGAACTTCTTGGCGGCGGCCAGCCATTCGGGCCTTACGTGAACCGCAACAACGCGGCAGGATATCTGTTGATCTGTCTCGGCGCGTCGCTTGGGTTACTGACGATCCTGATGACACGTCCTCAACGCGGCCCCAAACCGCTGGGCACCAAAGACCTCCCATTTTGGACACAGTTCAACAGTCATGTACTTCGCTTCGTCGCCGATCTTGATGCGACAAAACTGGCGGCCGTTATGTGCCCGATCGTTATTTCCGTGGGACTGATTGGGTCCCTGTCGCGCGGCGGCGTGCTGGCGTGGCTGATTGGAGCCGGAGTCACGTTGCTGGCCTACGGACTGATTCGTCGTCCGACATTCTCCGCCTTTATTTTCATTCCGGCTTGCGGAGTCGCAATCCTGATTGCGTTTTGGTTGGGGATGGGCGACCAGCTAATGCACAGGATGGAACGGATTGAGACGGTCGAAGTGCTGTCTCAGACAGACCAGCGACTCCAGCACTGGAAAGATACATGGCCCGCCACGAGAGAGTTCGGACTACTTGGCTCGGGCGTCGGAGCCTACGACGAAGTGCATCGAATTTACAACAGCGGCCATACTCAAGTCGTCTTTCGCTATGCAGAGAACCAGTATTATCAGGCGATCGTTGAATTGGGTTGGCCGGGTCTGACGTTATTAACGATTTCGTGGCTGCTGATGCTGTACTACAGCCTGTTCCTGTTGGCAAAAGGCGCTTCGGCGTCGACGATTGGTATTGGAGTCGCATCCCTTTTCGTGACGGTAAGCGTAAGCGTAGCGTCCTTCTTCGACTACGGACTTTACATGCCGGCGAACATGCTATTGATGAGCCTGTTTTGCGGGTTCGTGGCTTACCACGCTCAGTCACTTTCGTCTCGCCTGAAGAAGAAAAACTGGTTGAGACTGGAGACTCCGAACGGTATAGCCCAACTTCTCTTGCTGGTAACGTTTGCTGCGATTGCCATGTTCGCTTTGGACTTCTATCGCAAATGGCAGATTCAGTCCGTCGTTCGTGGCGAGCACCCGGTTCGTTCGTTTTCCTACGACAGCCCAACGCTTCCAGAAGTTGACAGCTTGATTGAGCAACTCCGTCCGATGGTCGAACACACTCGGTCTGGGGAGGGTGTTGACTACATGGCCAGGTTGCTGATTCACCGTTCTCGCCTTCAATTGCTTGAATCATTGTCGCGTGACGACCAGGCTTCTGAACCAAAGCAACGCTGGCAACGTACTTCGCTGGACATGATGCATGAGAACGCATGGGCTCTGCAACAAGACGGACAGATCTTCTCCGCCGCTGAGTTTTTACGAGAGGATTTCATCATGGAGAACCTTCCATGGGCCAAGCAATACCTGCTTGAGAGCCGCAAGATCGATCCGATGGAATCTCAGACACATCTATTGCTTGGACAAGTCAATGCGATCAACGGGAAGACTGCTGCGGCATCGAAAGACATGGAGCGGGCAATCATGCTCGCGCCTAACAAGACAGATTTGAAATATCTTGCCGGTTTCTACTATCTGCAAACGGGTAATAGTGCGATGGCCACGAGGCACTTCAGAGATCTGCTCGAAACGTCGCCACGACAGTTCCGCAAAGTCATGCAGATCATTTTCGGCGGAGCCAACCGAAACGTCTCTGCGATCAGCGAAATTGCGGTCGCCAGAGACGTTGTTCCAGACCGCCCTGAATTGCTGTACTCATTGGCCAAGCGGCATCTGTCGGCAAGCTCTCCGGCTCGGGAATTGGCGCTCAGGAGAGCACTTGGGTTGTTGCAGGAGGTGTCGGCTTCTGACCGGGATAACCTCCTGATCAAAGCTGAGGTTCTTTTTGAACTGCAACAATATGCCGACGCGATCGAGCAGTTTGAATCTTGCCTCGACTCCAAGCCTCACGACTCCCAGACCCAATTTCGCGTCGCCCAAATCCATGCAATGCTGTCGGATTTGGAAACTGCGGAATCCAAACTAAACGACATTCTCCGCATGGGAGACAGCGAACAGCTGAAGAAACGATCTCGCAATTTGCTGAAGCAAATCGAGAAAAAACGAGAACAACAAAAAGCCAATTCGCCAAACGGCTGA
- a CDS encoding MraY family glycosyltransferase produces the protein MTLILASLIFSAALTWLMVRIYWPIAEKIGLVDNPDKTRKLHQTAIPLVGGISVCTAISIVIPIMLYVGHSASTFFTACDQAINGILPWELPTTSVGHIRRVDLKELVGLLIAGVFLLGVGVLDDWKGIRGRHKLIGQFIAATILMLFGYQFEGVQFAGFEIKFGVFAGILIYMWILAAINSVNLLDGADGIASTIGIIMSGSMGVMMLFQGKGIDSVVMFSITGALIAFLTFNFPPAKVYLGDAGSMLIGFLLAAMAIRSTFKQSSLFAFMAPVALLAIPFIDTGAAIIRRRLTGRSVFSVDRGHLHHALLEKGYSPVASLVWVALFCLITAVGGVMALLQRDSEIALASIGLVIIMMAGARLFGFAEIKLVSRKAYGLGRSMLRGGRNSAQPKQIKESTFHVQGDRDWTACWNALCDYAKQNNFIDMTMDLNAPWIHEAFHAKMQGTEKVRESNYVWSSSVPLVFRDRIFGKIDFSCSKDSRSHHEIIADILNITRAIEESLDEETPLDDAPESNNKLEAALSDSSET, from the coding sequence ATGACTCTGATTCTGGCCAGCCTGATTTTCTCCGCCGCACTTACGTGGCTGATGGTGAGAATTTACTGGCCGATCGCCGAAAAGATTGGGTTGGTCGACAATCCGGACAAAACGCGAAAACTGCATCAAACCGCCATTCCTCTTGTCGGCGGCATCAGCGTTTGCACGGCAATTTCGATCGTAATCCCGATTATGCTTTACGTTGGCCATTCGGCGTCTACATTCTTTACGGCGTGCGACCAGGCGATCAACGGGATTCTTCCATGGGAACTTCCGACGACTTCTGTCGGCCACATTCGACGGGTGGATCTCAAGGAACTTGTTGGCTTGTTGATCGCTGGGGTGTTTCTGCTGGGCGTTGGCGTCCTTGACGACTGGAAGGGAATTCGTGGCCGTCACAAGCTGATCGGTCAATTTATTGCCGCCACGATTCTGATGCTTTTCGGCTACCAGTTTGAAGGCGTTCAGTTCGCCGGTTTCGAAATCAAATTCGGAGTCTTTGCTGGCATCCTGATTTACATGTGGATTCTGGCAGCAATTAATTCAGTGAATCTGCTCGACGGAGCCGATGGCATCGCTTCGACGATCGGAATTATTATGAGTGGTTCCATGGGCGTCATGATGCTCTTTCAGGGCAAAGGCATCGATTCGGTGGTCATGTTTTCCATCACGGGAGCTCTGATCGCGTTTCTGACTTTCAACTTTCCGCCAGCCAAAGTTTATTTGGGCGATGCGGGAAGCATGCTGATTGGATTCCTGCTGGCGGCGATGGCAATTCGGTCCACCTTCAAACAAAGCTCTCTGTTCGCGTTTATGGCTCCGGTCGCCCTGTTGGCGATTCCTTTCATTGATACCGGAGCTGCGATCATTCGCCGCCGACTGACAGGCCGCAGCGTGTTTTCGGTCGACCGCGGTCATCTGCATCACGCACTCCTCGAGAAAGGCTACAGTCCGGTTGCCAGCCTCGTTTGGGTTGCCCTGTTTTGTCTGATCACGGCCGTCGGCGGAGTCATGGCACTGCTACAACGTGATTCGGAGATCGCGTTGGCGTCGATTGGCTTGGTCATCATCATGATGGCTGGAGCACGACTTTTTGGGTTTGCAGAGATCAAACTCGTCAGTCGCAAAGCCTATGGTCTGGGGCGATCAATGTTACGAGGCGGAAGGAACAGCGCCCAACCCAAACAGATCAAGGAGTCGACCTTTCACGTTCAGGGGGATCGCGACTGGACGGCTTGCTGGAATGCCCTGTGCGACTACGCAAAACAGAACAATTTCATTGATATGACGATGGATCTGAACGCTCCCTGGATACACGAGGCTTTCCACGCCAAGATGCAGGGCACAGAAAAAGTCCGCGAATCGAATTACGTTTGGAGCTCATCCGTTCCGCTTGTTTTCCGTGATCGCATCTTTGGAAAAATTGACTTTAGCTGCTCCAAAGATTCTCGCTCTCATCATGAAATCATTGCCGACATTCTCAACATCACCAGAGCGATCGAAGAGTCGCTGGACGAGGAAACGCCCCTCGATGACGCTCCGGAATCAAACAACAAACTGGAAGCGGCACTTTCTGACAGCAGTGAGACGTAG
- a CDS encoding error-prone DNA polymerase, protein MHELHCKTNFSFLAGASHADELVHRAIELGYSSLAVTDQNTLAGVVRAYGAIRDVQKHGVIGENSETLEPENQTAKKIKLIIGAEIIFNDALPVVLWATDRKSYANLSRLITVGRRRAPKGECWLKFEDLADHHEGLLAGVIPFLKGDTPKMAHVDATHVSYEWFGCLPKDQPNDAIEAFAKRDLISPRFQYDAFRELFGDRVSLLASLYKGVDDDWRVHQLKELSDRHNLPLSAAGDVLYHVPARMPLHDCLTAVRHRTTIELAGDLRVVNAHRHLHSDEARQRQYAAIPEALENAARIAEQCSFCMSQLRYEYPEELAPAGQTPIDFLRELVRKGSAWRYPDGVPEKVRHAIRHELSLIEELNYEAYFLTVWDLVRYARSRDILCQGRGSAANSAVCYCLGVTSVDPAITDLLFERFISKERDEAPDIDVDFEHERREEVLQYLYNKYGRDRAGLAATVITYRSRSAIRDVGKALGLSLDRVDALAKQVDGYHNVDLADRCEAAGIDPQSESGSRLCYLVNEILGFPRHLSQHVGGMVITQGKLHDLVPIENAAMDDRTVIQWDKNDLEELGLLKVDCLCLGMLTAIRKCFAMVKEHWGCDYSLATIPQDDSTVYDMICEADTVGVFQIESRGQMNMLPRLKPRCFYDLVIEVAIVRPGPIQGNMVHPYLRRRNGEEKAVYPNDEIKAVLERTLGVPIFQEQAMKLAVVAAGFTPGEADRLRRAMGAWRKTGVIEKFQTKLMEGMRKKGLSEEFAGQVFRQIRGFGEYGFPESHAASFALLVYVSCWLKWYYPAAFCASLINSQPMGFYPPAQLVADAQRHDVEVLPVDVNLSDWDCTLERGSNGIDWAMRLGLRMVSGVRGDVVDSILTARETGDFTSVVDFTRRTKLGRATIATLTQADAFGSVNQDRREALWQALGQEKQPVDQPLFSGVDDEDDDAFYLPSLTPQQQVTEDYRSVGLSLRAHPISFHREFLNELGVRTHGSLEDGANDQKVIIGGLVILRQRPATAKGITFVTLEDETGSANVVVMPHIWERNFQVARRSAAWIVHGRLEKKNNVIHVVATRLEGMAARLNGLKLKTRDFR, encoded by the coding sequence ATGCACGAACTTCATTGCAAAACCAACTTCTCATTCCTCGCCGGTGCATCGCACGCGGACGAACTGGTGCATCGCGCGATTGAGCTTGGTTACTCTTCGCTCGCCGTCACCGATCAAAATACACTGGCTGGAGTTGTTCGCGCCTACGGTGCAATTCGCGACGTTCAAAAACATGGCGTGATTGGCGAAAATTCAGAAACGCTCGAACCGGAAAACCAAACCGCAAAAAAAATCAAGCTCATCATCGGCGCCGAAATCATCTTCAACGACGCCCTGCCCGTCGTACTGTGGGCAACCGATCGGAAATCCTACGCGAATCTTTCAAGGCTGATCACCGTGGGACGACGCCGCGCACCGAAAGGCGAGTGTTGGCTGAAGTTCGAAGACTTGGCTGATCACCATGAAGGTTTGCTCGCCGGCGTGATTCCGTTTCTCAAAGGCGACACGCCAAAGATGGCTCATGTCGACGCCACGCATGTGAGCTACGAATGGTTTGGCTGTTTGCCGAAAGATCAACCAAACGACGCCATCGAAGCCTTTGCCAAGCGAGACCTGATCTCGCCGCGATTCCAATACGATGCCTTTCGCGAGTTGTTTGGTGATCGAGTCAGCTTGCTGGCCAGTCTCTACAAAGGCGTCGACGACGACTGGCGAGTTCACCAACTGAAGGAACTTTCTGACCGGCACAACCTGCCACTGTCTGCCGCCGGCGATGTGCTCTATCACGTGCCAGCCCGCATGCCGTTGCACGATTGTTTGACCGCCGTTCGGCATCGCACCACGATCGAACTGGCGGGTGATTTGCGAGTCGTCAACGCGCACCGGCATTTGCATTCCGACGAAGCCCGCCAACGGCAGTACGCAGCCATTCCCGAAGCGTTAGAAAACGCGGCTCGCATCGCGGAACAATGTTCGTTCTGCATGAGCCAGCTGCGTTACGAGTATCCCGAAGAACTGGCTCCTGCAGGCCAGACTCCCATTGATTTCCTGCGTGAACTGGTGCGAAAAGGCTCTGCCTGGCGGTATCCTGACGGCGTTCCGGAAAAAGTTCGCCACGCGATTCGCCATGAGCTTTCTCTGATCGAAGAGCTAAACTACGAGGCCTACTTTCTCACCGTTTGGGATCTGGTTCGCTACGCTCGCAGCCGCGATATTCTCTGCCAGGGTCGTGGCTCGGCAGCGAACTCGGCCGTTTGCTATTGCCTGGGAGTGACCTCCGTCGACCCGGCGATCACGGACCTTCTGTTCGAACGTTTTATCAGCAAAGAACGCGACGAAGCACCCGACATCGATGTCGATTTCGAACACGAACGTCGCGAGGAAGTCCTGCAGTACCTTTACAACAAATATGGTCGCGACCGAGCCGGTTTGGCCGCCACCGTCATTACCTATCGCAGTCGCAGTGCGATTCGCGACGTCGGAAAAGCGCTGGGGCTGTCGCTGGATCGCGTCGACGCGTTGGCGAAACAGGTCGACGGATATCACAACGTCGATCTGGCAGATCGCTGTGAAGCCGCCGGAATCGATCCGCAATCGGAATCCGGTTCACGACTGTGTTATTTGGTGAACGAAATCCTGGGCTTCCCACGACACCTGTCGCAGCACGTTGGCGGCATGGTGATCACGCAAGGCAAGCTTCACGATCTGGTGCCGATCGAAAACGCGGCGATGGATGATCGTACGGTGATCCAGTGGGACAAGAATGATCTGGAAGAACTTGGGCTTCTGAAAGTCGATTGCCTTTGCCTGGGAATGCTGACGGCGATTCGAAAATGTTTCGCAATGGTGAAAGAGCATTGGGGCTGTGACTACTCTTTGGCCACGATTCCGCAGGACGACTCGACGGTCTACGACATGATCTGTGAAGCCGATACGGTGGGTGTGTTTCAGATTGAAAGCCGCGGTCAGATGAACATGCTGCCCAGGCTCAAGCCGCGTTGCTTTTACGATTTGGTGATCGAAGTCGCTATCGTGCGGCCGGGTCCGATTCAGGGCAACATGGTCCATCCGTATCTGCGGCGGCGAAACGGCGAGGAAAAAGCCGTCTATCCGAATGACGAAATCAAAGCCGTGCTTGAGAGAACGTTGGGCGTGCCGATCTTTCAGGAGCAAGCCATGAAGCTGGCCGTGGTCGCGGCAGGTTTTACACCGGGCGAGGCCGATCGGTTGCGTCGTGCGATGGGTGCGTGGCGGAAGACGGGCGTGATCGAAAAATTTCAGACGAAGCTGATGGAAGGCATGCGAAAGAAAGGACTGTCGGAAGAGTTCGCTGGCCAGGTCTTTCGCCAGATCCGTGGCTTTGGAGAGTACGGTTTCCCGGAGTCGCACGCGGCGAGTTTTGCGTTGCTAGTTTACGTGAGCTGCTGGCTGAAGTGGTACTATCCCGCTGCGTTTTGTGCTTCTTTGATCAACAGCCAGCCGATGGGATTCTATCCGCCGGCTCAGTTGGTCGCCGACGCCCAACGGCATGATGTTGAAGTGCTGCCGGTAGACGTGAATTTGAGCGACTGGGACTGTACGCTTGAACGCGGCAGCAACGGTATCGATTGGGCGATGCGGTTGGGACTGCGGATGGTGTCCGGAGTTCGTGGGGATGTTGTGGATTCCATTCTGACCGCGCGAGAAACCGGTGACTTCACCAGCGTGGTTGATTTTACGCGCCGCACAAAATTGGGCCGGGCCACGATCGCAACGCTGACTCAGGCCGACGCATTCGGTTCGGTGAATCAGGATCGCCGCGAAGCGTTGTGGCAGGCGTTGGGGCAGGAAAAACAACCGGTTGATCAGCCGTTGTTTTCTGGAGTCGACGATGAGGATGATGACGCGTTTTACTTGCCGTCGCTAACTCCGCAACAGCAAGTCACTGAAGACTATCGATCAGTTGGGCTCTCGCTGCGGGCTCATCCGATTTCATTTCACCGCGAATTTTTGAACGAACTGGGCGTGCGGACGCACGGTTCGCTAGAGGATGGCGCGAACGACCAGAAAGTAATCATTGGCGGGCTGGTGATTCTGCGTCAGCGACCGGCGACGGCGAAAGGCATCACGTTTGTAACGCTGGAGGACGAAACCGGATCAGCGAATGTCGTTGTGATGCCTCACATCTGGGAGCGAAATTTCCAGGTGGCTCGCCGCAGTGCCGCGTGGATTGTGCACGGCCGTTTGGAGAAGAAAAACAACGTGATTCACGTCGTGGCGACGCGTCTCGAAGGGATGGCCGCGCGGCTGAATGGATTGAAGTTAAAGACGCGAGACTTTCGATAG
- a CDS encoding Y-family DNA polymerase, with protein sequence MKRMLCLWFPNWPIQRLVVVEPSLRKTHLVLFRRDSRKGQLVAAASPLAMQSGIQLDMPISEVKQLLRHAGRTRQTYHPSHLLHPRTQHHQLAKESGVGLRTAGVSSTQAESLGHLASKTTHRKPQTENQFYILEHDPVADREALEKLVDSLHCFSPIVGIEQTEAPESCFLDVTGLDSLFGDEQTLRAKAVRFLGDAGYTVFSSIANTPGMAWGMAHYHRSAAPAIRESHSSETLVREFRQLPVAALRLSTETQHTFSRLGVERVEQLLAIPRTHLASRFGDEVSTRIDQAFGKVVEPVVARHLPAEFEASQFIEFPTRDRETIGVILSRLLEQICKQLQSSQKGALQWRVQLDCVDAPSIEFEVNLFQPTATVSHVLQLMELQLESVLQPHLRRKRFKKAKDKKPVRTRTVTNILIQEITVRVTSCVLLVHRQRELFDESPRLDKQELAHLINHLTGRLGQESIVYPTLQAGAQPELSFRFKPLVDPKRMRSRKKQDVKSRSHRLAWPLRLLDPPIEISNGNSEIESRKNQMPSSFLHQRLRHYVSRVWGPERIETAWWHGPTVRRDYWRVETESGQHFWVYFDLKTGRWFLQGEF encoded by the coding sequence ATGAAGCGAATGCTTTGTCTGTGGTTTCCCAATTGGCCGATCCAGCGTTTGGTTGTCGTCGAGCCGAGTTTGCGAAAGACGCATCTGGTTCTTTTTCGACGCGATTCCCGCAAAGGCCAGCTTGTCGCGGCGGCTTCTCCGTTGGCGATGCAGAGTGGCATTCAGCTGGACATGCCGATCTCGGAAGTCAAACAGCTGCTGCGGCATGCTGGGCGAACGCGACAAACCTATCACCCCAGCCATCTTCTGCACCCGCGGACTCAGCATCATCAACTGGCGAAGGAAAGCGGCGTAGGGCTTCGGACTGCGGGAGTATCGTCAACACAGGCTGAAAGCCTGGGCCACCTTGCCTCGAAAACCACACACCGAAAACCGCAAACCGAAAACCAGTTCTACATCCTCGAACACGATCCTGTCGCCGACCGCGAAGCCCTCGAAAAGCTCGTCGACTCGCTACACTGCTTCAGCCCGATCGTTGGCATCGAGCAAACGGAGGCTCCCGAAAGTTGCTTTCTGGACGTGACCGGTTTGGATTCGCTCTTTGGTGATGAGCAAACGTTGCGGGCCAAAGCCGTTCGCTTCCTTGGCGACGCCGGCTATACGGTTTTCTCGTCGATCGCCAACACGCCCGGAATGGCTTGGGGCATGGCCCACTATCATCGCAGCGCGGCACCAGCGATTCGCGAAAGCCATTCCAGTGAAACTTTGGTTCGCGAGTTTCGTCAACTTCCGGTTGCGGCATTGCGACTGTCGACTGAAACACAGCACACGTTTTCGCGGCTGGGCGTGGAACGCGTTGAGCAACTTTTGGCGATCCCGCGAACGCATCTCGCGTCCCGGTTTGGCGACGAAGTCAGTACGCGGATCGATCAGGCTTTCGGAAAAGTCGTCGAACCAGTCGTGGCCAGGCACCTGCCGGCTGAATTCGAAGCGTCGCAGTTCATCGAATTTCCGACTCGGGATCGTGAAACCATCGGCGTGATTTTATCTCGCTTGCTGGAACAAATTTGCAAACAGCTACAGTCCAGCCAAAAAGGTGCTCTGCAGTGGCGTGTGCAACTGGATTGCGTGGACGCGCCGTCGATCGAGTTCGAAGTGAATCTGTTTCAGCCAACGGCTACCGTTTCGCATGTGTTGCAGTTGATGGAGTTGCAGTTGGAGTCCGTGTTGCAGCCTCATTTGCGTCGCAAGCGTTTCAAAAAAGCGAAGGACAAGAAACCTGTTCGAACCCGGACCGTTACCAATATTTTGATCCAGGAGATCACCGTTCGCGTGACGTCCTGCGTGCTGTTGGTGCATCGGCAACGCGAGCTGTTTGACGAAAGTCCGCGTTTGGACAAGCAGGAGTTGGCTCATCTGATCAACCATCTGACCGGTCGGCTTGGTCAGGAAAGCATCGTCTATCCGACGCTTCAGGCCGGGGCCCAGCCGGAGCTTTCGTTTCGCTTCAAGCCCTTGGTGGATCCGAAGCGAATGCGTTCGCGAAAGAAGCAGGACGTGAAGTCGCGTTCGCATCGTTTGGCGTGGCCGCTGCGGTTGCTTGATCCACCGATTGAGATTTCGAATGGGAATTCAGAGATCGAATCTCGAAAAAATCAGATGCCGAGTTCGTTTTTACATCAACGCTTGCGGCATTACGTTTCGCGTGTTTGGGGGCCGGAGCGAATCGAAACGGCGTGGTGGCACGGTCCAACAGTCCGCCGCGATTACTGGCGAGTTGAAACCGAAAGCGGTCAGCATTTTTGGGTTTACTTTGATTTGAAAACAGGTCGATGGTTTTTGCAGGGGGAGTTTTAG